The following are from one region of the Mycolicibacterium diernhoferi genome:
- a CDS encoding NAD(P)/FAD-dependent oxidoreductase, whose amino-acid sequence MPVVERKIAVIGSGVAGLTAAYVLSASNRVTLFEADTRLGGHAHTQLVDDGRGNPVAVDTAFLVHNDRTYPTLCRLFAELGVQTHETDMSMSVRDDSIGLQYAGARGLGGLFPSWSNLARPGYLRMLTEVTRFHRAATVLLETTDDDADTLGAFLELHDFSDYFVDHFMTPLVAAVWSCAPGEAMRYPARYLFMFLQHHGMLTVFGSPTWKTVVGGSATYVAAIAERVHEVVTGTPAGSVRRNRHGVQITAGSGQPRQFDAVVIATHPDQALLALAEPTRRERDTLGAISYSANHAQLHTDTSLLPTHPRARASWNYLSTPGDGPVLVTYDISRLMGLTGPRRFLVTLGGRDRVDPKTVLSEMIYDHPLYTPESVAAQRLLPTIDDDKVVFAGAYHGWGFHEDGAAAGLRAAERLGARWPAASDRESVSL is encoded by the coding sequence ATACCGGTCGTGGAACGAAAAATCGCCGTCATCGGCAGCGGTGTCGCCGGACTGACCGCGGCGTACGTGCTGTCGGCGAGCAACCGGGTGACGCTGTTCGAAGCCGACACCCGCCTCGGCGGCCACGCCCACACCCAGCTGGTCGACGACGGCCGCGGCAACCCCGTCGCCGTCGACACCGCATTCCTGGTGCACAACGACCGCACCTACCCGACGTTGTGCCGGTTGTTCGCCGAACTCGGCGTGCAGACCCACGAAACCGATATGTCGATGTCGGTGCGCGACGACAGCATCGGCCTGCAGTACGCCGGCGCTCGTGGGCTGGGTGGGCTGTTCCCGTCCTGGTCGAACCTCGCCCGCCCCGGCTATCTGCGCATGCTCACCGAGGTCACCCGATTCCACCGGGCGGCGACCGTGCTGCTGGAGACCACCGATGACGACGCCGACACCCTCGGGGCGTTCCTGGAGCTGCACGACTTCTCCGACTACTTCGTCGACCATTTCATGACGCCGCTGGTCGCCGCGGTCTGGTCGTGCGCCCCGGGTGAGGCCATGCGCTACCCGGCGCGCTACCTGTTCATGTTCCTGCAGCACCACGGCATGCTGACGGTCTTCGGGTCACCGACCTGGAAGACGGTGGTCGGCGGGTCGGCCACCTACGTCGCGGCCATCGCCGAGCGGGTGCACGAGGTCGTCACCGGCACACCGGCCGGGTCGGTGCGCCGCAACCGCCACGGCGTACAGATCACCGCCGGGAGCGGGCAACCCCGCCAGTTCGACGCCGTGGTGATCGCCACCCACCCCGATCAGGCGTTGCTCGCACTGGCCGAACCCACCCGCCGCGAACGCGACACCCTCGGTGCGATCAGCTACTCGGCCAATCACGCCCAACTGCACACCGACACATCATTGTTGCCGACCCACCCGCGGGCCCGCGCGTCATGGAACTACCTGAGCACCCCGGGTGACGGACCGGTGCTGGTGACCTATGACATCAGCCGGTTGATGGGGTTGACCGGACCGCGACGGTTCCTGGTCACCCTGGGTGGGCGCGACCGGGTGGACCCGAAAACGGTCCTCTCCGAGATGATCTACGACCATCCGCTCTACACACCCGAATCGGTTGCCGCGCAGCGACTGCTGCCCACCATCGATGACGACAAGGTGGTGTTCGCCGGCGCCTACCACGGGTGGGGATTCCACGAGGACGGCGCGGCCGCCGGTCTGCGCGCGGCCGAACGCCTCGGCGCGCGCTGGCCGGCCGCCTCCGACCGGGAGTCGGTGTCGCTGTGA
- a CDS encoding DUF1365 domain-containing protein: MTDPHSSRDPSPAALYRTRIGHVRHSPLRNEFQHHSYSWYVDIDDLPRLPIWLRPFAVFRAQDHFSAAEDGPPTLRARVEAFLLEHGVDLAGGRVTALLNARVLGHVFNPISVFWCHDPAGTLRHVIAEVHNTYGGRHAYLLPPTETGPTAVPKQFYVSPFNEIEGYYLVDAPRPGDTAELAISWHRDHKMVFAATLHGRRLPATAMAVARMQLRAPMAPLMGAVQIRLHGIALWLRGLPVIPRSTPTPQNRKVTHR; this comes from the coding sequence GTGACCGACCCACACTCTTCGCGCGATCCTTCACCGGCGGCGCTCTACCGCACCCGCATCGGACACGTCCGGCACTCTCCGCTGCGCAACGAATTCCAGCACCACAGCTACAGCTGGTACGTCGACATCGACGACCTGCCCCGGCTGCCGATCTGGTTGCGTCCCTTCGCCGTTTTCCGCGCGCAGGACCACTTCTCGGCAGCCGAGGACGGGCCCCCGACGCTGCGGGCCCGGGTCGAGGCGTTCCTGCTCGAACACGGCGTCGACCTGGCCGGCGGCCGGGTCACCGCCCTGCTGAACGCCCGGGTGCTGGGCCACGTGTTCAACCCGATCAGCGTGTTCTGGTGCCACGACCCCGCCGGCACGCTGCGGCACGTCATCGCCGAGGTGCACAACACCTACGGCGGACGGCACGCCTATCTCCTGCCGCCCACCGAAACCGGGCCGACCGCGGTGCCCAAGCAGTTCTACGTATCCCCGTTCAACGAGATCGAGGGCTACTACCTGGTGGACGCTCCCCGTCCGGGCGACACCGCGGAACTGGCCATCTCCTGGCACCGCGACCACAAGATGGTGTTCGCCGCGACGCTGCACGGCCGGCGGCTGCCGGCGACGGCGATGGCCGTGGCGCGCATGCAGCTCCGCGCGCCGATGGCCCCGCTGATGGGTGCGGTCCAGATCCGGCTGCACGGCATCGCGCTGTGGCTGCGCGGACTTCCCGTCATCCCGAGAAGCACCCCCACCCCGCAGAACAGGAAGGTCACCCACCGATGA
- a CDS encoding class I SAM-dependent methyltransferase, whose protein sequence is MTLDTTGGSAAQLTSNRWSQITRVPRGPVGAAQGRVAEALLRRAVRQLPVRLQYPDGSIVGAADPTLPTLTMHRPDALFRRVGSYGLIGFGESYMAGDWTSGDLPALLTEFASSVDVLIPRALQPLRPLAVVRHPRSMHNNPAQSRRNIAEHYDLSNALFAEFLDETLTYSSALFQTSRPSWSDLADGQRAKIDRLLDVAQVTAGTRMLEIGTGWGELAIRAARRGASVHTITLSTEQLDLARRRAAAAGVADRVHVELRDYRDVDGRYDAVVSVEMIEAVGYRFWPVFFGTLDKLVRPGGRVALQAITMPHDRMLASRNTYTWIQKYIFPGGLLPSVEAVVGITERSTSLRTVDMFSLQHGYAETLRLWRERFVQRAPALSALGFDDTFQRMWELYLAYAEAGFRSGYLDVYQWTFAPTGGHP, encoded by the coding sequence ATGACGCTGGACACCACCGGAGGCTCTGCGGCGCAGCTGACTTCGAATCGATGGTCGCAGATCACGCGGGTGCCCAGAGGTCCGGTCGGCGCGGCGCAGGGCCGCGTCGCCGAGGCGCTGCTGCGGCGCGCGGTACGTCAGCTGCCGGTCCGGCTGCAGTACCCCGACGGATCGATCGTGGGCGCCGCCGACCCCACCCTGCCGACGCTGACCATGCACCGGCCCGACGCGCTGTTCCGGCGGGTCGGCAGCTACGGGCTCATCGGGTTCGGCGAGTCCTACATGGCCGGCGACTGGACGTCCGGCGATCTGCCCGCGCTGCTGACCGAATTCGCCTCCTCCGTCGATGTGCTGATACCTCGTGCGCTGCAACCGCTGCGCCCGCTGGCGGTGGTGCGCCACCCACGCTCCATGCACAACAATCCCGCCCAGTCGCGGCGCAACATCGCCGAACACTACGACCTTTCCAACGCCCTGTTCGCCGAGTTCCTGGACGAGACGCTGACCTACTCCAGCGCGCTCTTCCAGACCAGCCGCCCCAGCTGGTCCGACCTGGCCGACGGTCAGCGCGCCAAGATCGACCGCCTGCTGGACGTCGCGCAGGTGACCGCGGGTACCCGGATGCTCGAAATCGGCACCGGCTGGGGCGAATTGGCCATCCGCGCGGCCCGGCGCGGGGCATCGGTACACACCATCACCCTGTCCACCGAACAACTCGACCTGGCCCGCCGGCGGGCCGCTGCCGCCGGGGTGGCCGACCGGGTGCACGTCGAGTTGCGGGACTACCGCGATGTCGACGGCCGCTACGACGCGGTGGTCTCGGTGGAGATGATCGAGGCCGTCGGGTACCGGTTCTGGCCGGTCTTCTTCGGCACCCTGGACAAGCTGGTACGGCCGGGGGGCCGGGTCGCCCTGCAGGCGATCACCATGCCGCACGACCGAATGTTGGCCTCCCGCAACACCTATACCTGGATCCAGAAGTACATTTTCCCGGGCGGACTACTGCCCTCGGTGGAGGCCGTCGTCGGGATCACCGAGCGGTCCACCAGCCTGCGCACCGTCGACATGTTCTCGTTGCAGCACGGCTACGCCGAAACCCTGCGGCTGTGGCGTGAACGCTTTGTCCAACGGGCACCGGCGCTTTCGGCGTTGGGTTTCGACGACACCTTCCAGCGCATGTGGGAGCTCTACCTCGCCTACGCGGAGGCCGGATTCCGTTCGGGGTACCTCGACGTCTACCAGTGGACCTTCGCCCCGACCGGAGGCCACCCATGA
- a CDS encoding sigma-70 family RNA polymerase sigma factor, protein MTRTENPVLPTVTLPAARLPDVAADLDVLLRRVAQRDVDAFAEFYDETRARVYGLVTRVLRDPGYSEETTQDIYLQVWRNAADYNPSAGTPLSWLMTVAHRRAVDRVRSEQAATDRESRYGASTVELPVDEVADGVLSREEHRQVAACLDSLTDRQRECIQLAYYEGLTYVQVSTRLSANLATIKSRMRDAIRGLRNCLGAP, encoded by the coding sequence ATGACCCGGACGGAAAACCCGGTGTTGCCCACCGTGACGTTGCCGGCCGCTAGGCTACCGGACGTGGCCGCAGACCTGGACGTATTACTACGCCGGGTCGCGCAGCGCGACGTGGACGCCTTCGCCGAGTTCTACGACGAGACCCGCGCCCGGGTGTACGGCCTGGTCACGCGGGTGCTGCGGGATCCCGGGTACAGCGAGGAGACCACCCAGGACATCTACCTGCAGGTGTGGCGCAACGCCGCGGACTACAACCCGTCGGCCGGCACCCCGCTGTCCTGGCTGATGACCGTCGCGCACCGCCGCGCGGTGGACCGGGTCCGCTCCGAGCAGGCCGCCACCGACCGGGAGTCGCGGTACGGGGCGTCCACCGTCGAACTCCCGGTGGACGAGGTCGCCGACGGCGTCCTCAGCCGGGAGGAGCACCGTCAGGTCGCGGCCTGTCTGGACAGCCTGACCGACCGGCAACGCGAGTGCATCCAGCTGGCCTACTACGAGGGACTGACCTACGTCCAGGTCTCGACCCGGCTGTCGGCGAACCTCGCCACCATCAAATCCCGGATGCGCGACGCCATCCGGGGGTTGCGTAACTGCTTGGGGGCGCCATGA
- a CDS encoding anti-sigma factor produces MTTPTDDLLTLATAYALHAVEDAERADIEHRLRSAPDDISGAFAVEVRQVREAMARVSATTAAEPPPHLRDRVLTAAAEDPVRRLRPPRRRWSTTVAAAAAAVVIGVAIFGVGWYLRPAPSATTAEQIFAAPDVRTVSGDIPTGGTATVVFSRERNAGVLVMNNVAPPESGTVYQMWLIDDAGPHSAGVMDAGAVAPSTTAVLPDLGDSTTLAFTVEPGTGSTQPSGTPFAALPLS; encoded by the coding sequence ATGACCACCCCGACCGACGATCTGTTGACACTCGCCACGGCCTACGCCCTGCACGCCGTCGAGGATGCCGAACGGGCCGACATCGAACACCGGCTGCGCTCGGCCCCCGATGACATCTCCGGTGCTTTCGCCGTCGAGGTGCGGCAGGTGCGCGAGGCGATGGCCCGGGTCTCGGCAACCACCGCCGCCGAACCGCCCCCGCACCTGCGCGACCGCGTGCTCACCGCGGCGGCCGAGGACCCGGTGCGCCGGCTCCGCCCGCCCCGGCGCCGCTGGTCCACCACCGTCGCGGCCGCCGCCGCGGCCGTCGTCATCGGTGTCGCCATCTTCGGTGTCGGCTGGTATCTGCGGCCGGCGCCCTCGGCGACCACCGCCGAGCAGATCTTCGCCGCACCCGACGTCCGCACGGTGTCCGGCGACATCCCGACCGGCGGGACCGCGACCGTGGTCTTCTCCCGGGAGCGCAACGCCGGCGTGCTGGTGATGAACAATGTCGCCCCACCGGAATCCGGCACCGTCTATCAGATGTGGCTGATCGACGACGCCGGGCCGCACTCGGCCGGGGTGATGGACGCCGGTGCGGTGGCCCCGTCGACGACCGCGGTGCTGCCGGATCTCGGTGATTCCACGACGCTCGCGTTCACCGTCGAGCCGGGCACCGGTTCGACCCAACCCAGCGGCACCCCGTTTGCGGCCCTGCCGCTGAGCTGA
- a CDS encoding TIGR03621 family F420-dependent LLM class oxidoreductase has product MPRDFRFGLGLRDTSSAAKVRDAARLAEDLGYDVLLVPDHLGAPAPMPVLATVAAASQTLRLGTFVLNACFYKPALLARDVAALHDLSGGRFEVGLGAGYVREEFEAAELPFPSARRRIEYLEHVVEYLTEHVPGAPIMIAGGGDRLLTVAARWASIVGVTGTALAERIAFLREAAGARFGEIELNVAITAVPTDGSGVPNLAMTRHYAPGLTDEQLLALPGVLSGSVTDMAAKVRGVRDTLGANYLVVQANHAEAFGKVIAALR; this is encoded by the coding sequence ATGCCCCGCGACTTCCGTTTCGGCCTCGGCCTGCGCGACACCTCATCGGCGGCGAAGGTCCGCGATGCGGCCAGGCTGGCCGAGGACCTCGGTTACGACGTGCTGCTGGTGCCCGACCATCTCGGCGCGCCCGCCCCGATGCCGGTGCTGGCGACCGTGGCGGCGGCCTCGCAGACGCTGCGGCTGGGCACCTTCGTCCTCAACGCCTGCTTCTACAAACCGGCCCTGCTGGCCCGCGATGTGGCGGCGCTGCACGACCTGTCCGGTGGACGCTTCGAGGTCGGGCTCGGCGCCGGTTATGTGCGCGAGGAGTTCGAGGCCGCCGAGCTGCCCTTCCCGTCTGCCCGCCGCCGCATCGAGTACCTCGAGCACGTGGTCGAGTACCTGACCGAGCACGTGCCCGGCGCCCCGATCATGATCGCCGGCGGCGGTGACCGGCTGCTGACGGTGGCCGCCAGGTGGGCGTCCATCGTCGGCGTCACCGGCACGGCGCTGGCCGAGCGGATCGCGTTCCTGCGCGAGGCGGCCGGCGCGCGGTTCGGTGAGATCGAGCTGAACGTGGCGATCACCGCGGTGCCCACCGATGGCTCCGGGGTGCCCAATCTCGCGATGACCCGGCACTATGCGCCCGGTCTGACCGATGAGCAACTGCTGGCGCTGCCCGGTGTGCTGTCGGGATCGGTGACCGACATGGCCGCAAAGGTGCGCGGGGTTCGCGACACCCTCGGCGCCAATTATCTCGTGGTGCAGGCCAACCACGCCGAGGCGTTCGGGAAGGTCATCGCCGCGCTCCGATAG
- a CDS encoding catalase, with product MPTPRKRDQAAPAQVGPTGPDGNGLFGTDPRAQSGTFLTTAQGVRIPDTDHSLKAGRRGPTLLEDFHLREKITHFDHERIPERVVHARGAAAHGTFESYGTAASVTKAGFLGKKGTKTPVFTRFSTVLGSRGSADTVRDTRGFAVKFYTDEGTFDLVGNNMPVFFIQDGIKFPDIIHAAKPQPDREIPQAQSAHDTFWDFVSLHTEATHHVFWNMSDRGIPRSFRTMEGFGVHTFRLVNAKGETSLVKFHWKPVAGVHSLVWEEAQIAAGCDPDFHRRDMADGIEAGAPLEYELGIQVMPDDGTDTFEGIDLLDPTKVVPEELVPVQLIGKLTLDRNPTNFFAETEQVAFHTGNLVPGIEVTNDPLMQARLFSYLDTQLTRLGGPNFTQLPINRPHCPVNDMLRDGMHQTAVHTGQAPYHPNSIDGDEPQPADERQGGYVQVPRAVEGPVERAQPASFDDHFTQAAMFYRSLSPIEQAHVAEAFSFELGKVYEQSIKERQLQVLANVDTELCEKVAAALGLPAPSGNPPRDVPLSPALSQVLTAPGPVKGRQIGIIADAGSDLAGVARLAKSAEALGIIPLVIAPVGGVLKSGRRSVIVNRTFATARSIEFDSLVIAGGTSPDPKLVVLLHEAFRHCKALAAWGDGSAVLKAVKIPLKGPGIELADEVDKDFTARLTAALGLHRAWDRVKIGSAAVPSPVG from the coding sequence ATGCCCACACCCCGCAAGCGCGATCAAGCAGCCCCGGCCCAGGTCGGCCCGACCGGTCCCGACGGCAACGGACTGTTCGGTACGGATCCGCGGGCACAGTCCGGCACGTTTCTGACGACGGCGCAGGGTGTGCGCATACCCGACACCGATCACTCGCTCAAGGCCGGCCGCCGCGGCCCCACCCTGCTGGAGGACTTCCACCTCCGGGAGAAGATCACCCACTTCGACCATGAGCGGATCCCGGAGCGCGTCGTGCACGCACGCGGCGCGGCCGCGCACGGCACCTTCGAGTCCTACGGCACCGCGGCCTCGGTCACCAAGGCCGGGTTCCTCGGCAAGAAGGGCACCAAAACCCCTGTCTTCACCCGCTTCTCGACCGTTCTGGGATCCCGCGGGTCCGCCGACACCGTGCGCGACACCCGCGGTTTCGCGGTCAAGTTCTACACCGACGAGGGCACCTTCGACCTGGTCGGCAACAACATGCCGGTGTTCTTCATCCAGGACGGCATCAAGTTCCCCGACATCATCCACGCGGCCAAGCCGCAGCCGGATCGCGAGATCCCGCAGGCACAGTCGGCGCACGACACCTTCTGGGATTTCGTGTCCCTGCACACCGAGGCCACCCACCACGTGTTCTGGAACATGAGTGACCGCGGCATCCCGCGATCGTTCCGGACCATGGAGGGGTTCGGCGTGCACACCTTCCGGCTGGTGAACGCCAAGGGTGAGACCAGCCTGGTGAAGTTCCACTGGAAGCCGGTCGCCGGGGTGCACTCCCTGGTCTGGGAGGAAGCCCAGATCGCCGCCGGTTGCGACCCGGATTTCCACCGCCGCGACATGGCCGACGGCATCGAAGCCGGCGCCCCGCTGGAGTACGAGTTGGGCATCCAGGTCATGCCCGACGACGGCACGGACACCTTCGAGGGCATCGACCTGCTCGATCCCACCAAGGTCGTGCCCGAGGAACTGGTGCCGGTGCAGTTGATCGGCAAGCTGACGCTGGACCGCAACCCCACCAACTTCTTCGCCGAGACCGAACAGGTCGCCTTCCACACCGGCAACCTGGTGCCCGGCATCGAGGTGACCAACGACCCGCTCATGCAGGCCCGGCTGTTCTCCTACCTGGACACCCAGCTCACCCGCCTCGGCGGGCCGAACTTCACCCAACTGCCCATCAACCGCCCGCACTGCCCGGTCAACGATATGCTGCGCGACGGCATGCACCAGACCGCGGTGCACACCGGGCAGGCGCCCTATCACCCCAACAGCATCGACGGCGACGAGCCGCAGCCCGCCGACGAGCGGCAGGGCGGCTACGTGCAGGTGCCCCGCGCCGTCGAGGGCCCGGTGGAACGCGCCCAACCGGCGTCGTTCGACGATCACTTCACCCAGGCCGCCATGTTCTACCGCAGCCTGTCGCCGATCGAGCAGGCGCACGTCGCCGAGGCGTTCAGCTTCGAGTTGGGCAAGGTGTACGAGCAGAGCATCAAGGAACGGCAGCTGCAGGTGCTGGCCAACGTGGACACCGAGTTGTGCGAAAAGGTCGCCGCCGCATTGGGTTTGCCCGCCCCGTCCGGAAACCCGCCACGGGACGTCCCGCTGTCCCCGGCGTTGTCGCAGGTCCTCACCGCGCCCGGCCCGGTCAAGGGCCGGCAGATCGGCATCATCGCCGACGCCGGGTCGGATCTGGCCGGCGTCGCCAGACTCGCCAAATCTGCTGAGGCTCTCGGGATCATCCCGCTGGTGATCGCACCGGTCGGCGGTGTGCTGAAGTCCGGGCGGCGCAGCGTCATCGTCAACCGCACCTTCGCGACGGCGCGGTCGATCGAGTTCGACTCGCTGGTGATCGCCGGGGGCACCTCGCCCGACCCCAAGCTGGTGGTGTTGCTGCACGAGGCCTTCCGGCACTGTAAAGCGCTGGCCGCGTGGGGCGATGGCAGCGCGGTCCTCAAGGCCGTCAAGATCCCGCTGAAGGGGCCCGGTATCGAACTCGCCGACGAGGTCGACAAGGACTTCACCGCGCGGCTCACCGCCGCCCTGGGTCTGCATCGCGCCTGGGACCGGGTGAAGATCGGTTCGGCGGCCGTGCCGTCGCCGGTCGGCTGA
- a CDS encoding AI-2E family transporter yields the protein MNAAPPGGGEPPSAEDGHDDLVAQPHTEDEGPVAEAELQAAEMTSPEQPLGAPGRRFDRRSPFFIGLAGSAGVAVTYGAVQLVSAMSSVLVLIGVAFFLALGLEPVVSWCVNHGLRRWFSTALVFVVFLAGIGAFAAAAIPPLSQQVDHLINHTPQYLQQAQDNSSVIGRLNERFHLQQHISDAVGGIDESALHQVLSAGTAVLGVVGDTLITVVLTLYFLADMPRIRATLYRLVPHSRRPRTILIGDEIFAKVGAYVLGNVLISLLAGAATLIWLAVFDVPYALLLSIMVALFDLVPVVGSTIAGVIVAAVALTVSLPICIATIVFYVVFRLVEDYALIPRIIGRAVHVPALTTVVAVLMGAALLGIVGALVAIPIAAAVQLIVEEVLYPRLDAV from the coding sequence ATGAACGCGGCGCCGCCCGGCGGTGGTGAACCACCGTCGGCCGAGGACGGCCATGACGATCTGGTCGCCCAGCCGCACACCGAGGACGAGGGCCCGGTCGCCGAAGCGGAACTGCAAGCGGCGGAGATGACTTCGCCCGAGCAGCCGCTCGGCGCACCGGGGAGACGATTCGACCGGCGTTCCCCGTTCTTCATCGGCCTGGCCGGTTCGGCGGGGGTCGCGGTCACCTACGGGGCGGTACAACTCGTCTCCGCGATGTCCTCGGTCCTGGTGCTGATCGGCGTCGCGTTCTTCCTCGCACTCGGCCTGGAGCCGGTGGTGTCCTGGTGCGTCAATCACGGTCTGCGCCGGTGGTTCTCGACAGCCTTGGTCTTCGTCGTGTTCCTGGCCGGGATCGGGGCATTCGCCGCCGCGGCCATCCCACCGCTGTCCCAGCAGGTGGACCACCTGATCAACCACACACCTCAGTATCTGCAGCAGGCACAGGACAATTCGTCGGTCATCGGCCGTCTGAACGAGCGTTTCCATCTGCAGCAACACATCTCCGACGCGGTCGGCGGCATCGACGAATCGGCGCTCCACCAGGTGCTCAGCGCCGGCACCGCAGTCCTCGGGGTGGTGGGCGACACACTCATCACGGTGGTCTTGACCCTTTACTTCCTGGCCGATATGCCGCGGATCCGCGCCACGCTCTACCGCCTCGTCCCGCACAGCCGGCGCCCGCGCACGATCCTCATCGGCGATGAGATCTTCGCCAAGGTGGGCGCCTACGTGCTGGGCAATGTGCTGATCTCGCTGCTGGCCGGGGCGGCGACGCTGATCTGGCTGGCCGTGTTCGATGTCCCCTACGCGCTGCTGCTCTCGATCATGGTCGCCCTCTTCGATCTGGTGCCGGTCGTGGGGTCGACCATCGCGGGCGTGATCGTGGCCGCGGTGGCGCTGACCGTGTCGCTCCCGATCTGCATTGCGACCATCGTCTTCTACGTGGTGTTCCGGCTCGTCGAGGATTACGCGCTGATACCCAGGATCATCGGCCGGGCGGTTCACGTGCCGGCGTTGACGACGGTGGTCGCCGTCCTGATGGGCGCCGCGCTGCTGGGGATCGTCGGCGCACTGGTCGCCATTCCCATCGCCGCGGCGGTGCAACTCATCGTCGAGGAGGTGCTCTACCCGAGACTGGACGCGGTGTGA
- a CDS encoding sensor histidine kinase: MGQPALAAVLALVLLPVGVPAIRDGALAMGWRVALACALLALHIGVAAARRWPVPAFAGGAAACLILVAAPNLAAATAAIDTTDYSPILLPSSLCFFVLLYSVSAHTDAPWPRIGLAIGLVGSVLTVARLWDYRGMPVAGWAWWLMLGTTAVGGTVAAWALGRYRATRAAWTVQLEERVAADERRRIAREMHDVVAHSVAVMVSHAEAGRLVVPNSPERAPEIFTTIAEVGREALAEMRGLLGVLRDDVSAEDNPPAEPQPGLAEVPALVDRMCGAGVPTGLCMPEDLRISSALGLTVYRVVQEALTNAARHGGPGAAAHVRVECGSGKLVVTVSNTSVMTPAAAAPGRGLTGMRERVAATGGALTTGPVDGAWRVQAVLPL, translated from the coding sequence GTGGGACAACCGGCCCTTGCCGCGGTCCTGGCCCTGGTGCTGCTGCCCGTCGGCGTGCCGGCGATCCGGGACGGCGCCCTCGCCATGGGGTGGCGGGTAGCGCTTGCCTGTGCTCTGCTCGCGCTGCACATCGGCGTCGCGGCGGCGCGGCGGTGGCCGGTTCCCGCCTTCGCCGGCGGCGCAGCAGCCTGCCTGATCCTGGTCGCCGCACCGAATCTCGCCGCCGCCACGGCCGCCATCGACACCACCGATTACAGCCCCATCCTGCTGCCGAGCAGTCTGTGTTTCTTCGTGCTGCTCTACTCCGTCAGTGCACACACCGACGCGCCGTGGCCCAGGATCGGTCTCGCCATCGGCCTGGTCGGGTCGGTGTTGACCGTCGCCCGACTGTGGGATTACCGCGGGATGCCGGTCGCCGGCTGGGCCTGGTGGTTGATGTTGGGCACCACGGCCGTCGGCGGGACGGTCGCCGCCTGGGCGCTGGGCCGCTACCGGGCCACCCGTGCGGCCTGGACGGTCCAGCTCGAAGAACGGGTGGCCGCCGACGAGCGCCGTCGGATCGCCCGCGAAATGCATGATGTGGTGGCACATTCGGTGGCGGTGATGGTCAGCCATGCCGAAGCGGGCAGGCTGGTCGTCCCGAATTCACCGGAGCGGGCCCCGGAGATCTTCACGACGATCGCGGAGGTGGGCCGCGAGGCGCTGGCCGAGATGCGCGGACTGCTCGGGGTGCTGCGTGATGACGTGTCGGCCGAAGACAACCCGCCCGCCGAACCGCAGCCGGGGCTGGCCGAGGTGCCCGCGCTCGTCGACCGGATGTGCGGCGCCGGGGTACCGACCGGACTCTGCATGCCCGAGGATCTGCGGATCTCCTCGGCGCTCGGGTTGACCGTGTACCGGGTGGTGCAGGAGGCCTTGACCAATGCGGCGCGCCACGGCGGACCCGGCGCCGCCGCACATGTCCGGGTCGAGTGCGGATCGGGGAAACTCGTTGTGACGGTGAGCAATACATCGGTGATGACGCCGGCCGCGGCGGCTCCCGGCCGCGGACTCACCGGTATGCGCGAGCGGGTGGCGGCAACCGGCGGGGCATTGACCACCGGACCGGTGGACGGTGCCTGGCGGGTGCAGGCGGTGCTGCCGCTGTGA
- a CDS encoding response regulator, with translation MSAIRVAVADDQELIRSALRMMVDSQDDLEWVGEAADGHAVLALVRSRRVDVVLMDLRMPNLDGIAATATITAEQPGCRVIALTTFDLDEYAFPALRAGASGFLLKDARSEDIVEAIRTVHAGHGVIAPSTTRRLIEHVAASPARGDRADTVRAVLTPRELDILLHIATGATNREIADRLHLAEATIKTHVGHVLAKLGLRDRVQAVILAYQSGLAHPPG, from the coding sequence GTGAGCGCCATCCGAGTGGCGGTGGCCGACGATCAGGAGCTCATCCGGTCGGCGCTGCGGATGATGGTGGACAGTCAGGACGATCTGGAATGGGTGGGCGAGGCGGCCGACGGGCATGCCGTGCTCGCGTTGGTGCGATCACGACGGGTCGATGTGGTGTTGATGGATCTGCGCATGCCCAACCTCGACGGCATCGCCGCCACGGCGACGATTACCGCCGAACAGCCCGGATGCCGGGTGATCGCGCTGACCACCTTCGACCTCGACGAGTACGCGTTCCCCGCGCTGCGAGCCGGGGCCAGCGGGTTCCTGCTCAAAGACGCGCGCAGCGAGGACATCGTCGAGGCCATCCGCACCGTGCACGCCGGTCACGGGGTGATCGCACCGTCGACCACCCGCAGGCTCATCGAACACGTCGCCGCCTCCCCCGCCCGCGGCGACCGGGCCGACACCGTGCGCGCCGTGCTGACTCCCCGTGAGTTGGACATCCTGCTCCACATCGCCACCGGGGCAACCAATCGCGAGATCGCCGACCGGCTGCATCTGGCCGAAGCCACCATCAAGACCCACGTCGGGCACGTGCTCGCCAAACTCGGTCTGCGGGACCGGGTTCAGGCGGTGATCCTGGCCTACCAGTCCGGACTCGCTCATCCTCCGGGATGA